In Toxoplasma gondii ME49 chromosome VIII, whole genome shotgun sequence, a single genomic region encodes these proteins:
- the RPS23 gene encoding ribosomal protein RPS23 (encoded by transcript TGME49_229670), whose product MGKPNGIRTARKLRSRRRVQKWADKTYKKAHLGTRWKANPFGGSSHAKGIVVEKLGIEAKQPNSAIRKCVRVQLIKNGKKITAFVPRDGSLNYIDENDEVLVAGFGRSGHAVGDIPGVRFKVVKVAGASLLALFKEKKEKPRT is encoded by the exons ATGG GAAAGCCCAACGGTATCCGTACTGCTCGCAAGCTGCGCTCTCGCCGCAGAGTGCAGAAGTGGGCGGACAAGACCTACAAAAAGGCGCATCTTGGCACCAG atGGAAGGCGAACCCGTTCGGAGGCAGCTCCCACGCCAAGGGCATCGTCGTCGAGAAGCTGGGTATTGAAGCTAAGCAG CCCAACTCTGCTATTCGTAAGTGCGTTCGTGTGCAACTGATTAAGAACGGCAAGAAGATCACTGCCTTTGTTCCTCGTGACGGTTCGTTGAACTACATCGACGAGAACGACGAAGTCTTGGTCGCCGGTTTCGGTCGGAGTGGTCACGCCGTCGGTGATATTCCCGGCGTTAGATTCAAGGTCGTGAAGGTTGCGGGTGCCTCTCTGTTGGCGCTCttcaaggagaagaaggagaagcctcGCACGTAA
- a CDS encoding hypothetical protein (encoded by transcript TGME49_229680~Signal peptide predicted by SignalP 2.0 HMM (probability 0.900) with cleavage site probability 0.862 at residue 38~Predicted trans-membrane domain (TMHMM2.0):12-35:65-88:99-117:120-140) — MDDDAASPVLAVITRWLGFVSGALTVMLWCLVLPTTNASITVPRHFLDDVNRETWRMQLFSFSPDVFIDMWTPFVMGLASVLCHFESFDLSLITGNFARFFLWNFVMALFGNLGYAGGMGVVVGSVTLLTTLFSLVCIFVCDESAKLGIRFGKRSESMTF, encoded by the coding sequence ATGGACGACGACGCTGCGTCGCCTGTTTTGGCAGTAATTACACGCTGGCTCGGCTTTGTTTCCGGAGCACTGACCGTCATGTTGTGGTGTTTAGTTCTCCCGACGACGAATGCGTCGATCACCGTTCCGCGCCACTTTTTAGACGACGTGAACCGCGAAAcgtggcgcatgcagctcttctccttttccccagaCGTTTTCATCGACATGTGGACGCCCTTCGTCATGGGTTTGGCTTCCGTCCTCTGCCACTTTGAGTCCTTCGACCTCTCCCTGATAACGGGGAACTTTGCGCGGTTCTTTCTCTGGAACTTTGTCATGGCTCTCTTTGGCAACCTAGGGTACGCCGGAGGCATGGGTGTCGTAGTCGGAAGCGTCACGCTCCTCACCacgcttttctcgctcgtGTGCATTTTCGTCTGCGACGAATCCGCCAAGCTCGGCATTCGCTtcggaaagagaagcgagagcaTGACCTTCTGA
- a CDS encoding josephin protein (encoded by transcript TGME49_229650) — protein MAIRAARPSSGVVYWEKQGANRMCALHCINSLLQGPVYDETEMSKIGYDFDRRERQLMAEGMDPAAYKEFFDEESGNVAHDGFFNVSVLMECLRKQHVQCLSTSKPEVRAVLADPSREEGFILNLNEHWFAIRKVDGTWYNLDSLKPSPVAMTAEQLKSLLTSLTLQGYVAFVARRDVGSLPAPEPQQVRMNQFYLTKREMEELQRQAKEKEAQDAKAASAYGDDGDSKKSFLAWAPRGRREEHSWPSDGGYRLDASGPRREDSRGASPRPSAEATLDGLDDDPELREALRLSLETYKQEMQAPPEEPPADAQNICTIVVRLKNGEKVTRRFRQTDTMEHVFQWAEYETSQRDGTTLGRSCVLVQTVPKRKFCKLGGQICLCEGDTEGIPIKDRELEELGFQRREQLMMMHL, from the exons ATGGCTATCCGAGCTGCGCGGCCGTCGTCCGGCGTGGTGTACTGGGAGAAGCAGGGCGCGAACCGCATGTGCGCCTTGCACTGCATCAACTCGCTGCTGCAGGGTCCTGTGTACGACGAGACGGAAATGTCAAAGATCGGCTACGACTTTGACCGCAGAGAGCGCCAGTTGATGGCTGAGGGCATGGACCCTGCGGCATACAAAGAATTCTTCGACGAAGAGTCTGGAAATGTCGCCCACGACGGCTTCTTCAATGTCTCCGTCCTCATGGAGTGCCTCCGCAAGCAGCATGTCCAGTGTCTGTCCACCTCCAAGCCAGAGGTCCGAGCCGTCCTCGCCGACCCAAGCCGAGAGGAGGGATTCATCTTAAACTTGAACGAACACTGGTTCGCCATCCGGAAGGTCGACGGCACCTG GTACAACTTGGACAGTCTGAAACCCAGCCCGGTGGCCATGACGGCGGAGCAGTTGAAGAGTCTTTTAACGTCCCTCACTCTTCAAGGCTacgtcgccttcgtcgccagGAGAGATGTCGGCTCCCTGCCTGCTCCCGAGCCGCAGCAAGTTCGCATGAATCAATTTTACCTCACAAAACGCGAGATGGAAG AGTTGCAGCGtcaggcgaaagagaaagaagcacaGGATGCAAAGGCAGCATCAGCCTACGGAGACGAC GGGGACTCCAAGAAATCCTTCCTCGCCTGGGCgccgcgaggaaggcgagaggaacaCTCATGGCCCTCAGATGGAGGCTA TCGACTGGACGCTTCAGGaccgcgaagagaagacagcagaggcgcAAGCCCTCGTCCGAGCGCCGAGGCGACGTTGGACGGCCTCGATGACGACCCCGAACTTCGGGAGGCTCTGCGGCTTTCGCTGGAGACGTACAAACAG GAAATGCAGGCTCCCCCGGAAGAGCCTCCTGCAGATGCCCAGAATATTTGCACGATCGTCGTTCGGCTtaaaaacggagaaaaagtgaCGCGTCGATTCCGGCAAACCGACACGATGGAG CACGTTTTCCAGTGGGCGGAGTACGAGACCTCTCAGCGAGACGGCACAACTCTCGGCAGGTCCTGCGTTCTCGTGCAGACAGTTCCGAA GCGGAAGTTCTGCAAGTTGGGGGGGCAGATTTGTCTCTGCGAAGGCGACACTGAG GGTATTCCGATCAAGGATCGAGAGCTCGAGGAGCTGGGCTTCCAAAGACGCGAACAGCTGATGATGATGCATCTGTGA
- a CDS encoding hypothetical protein (encoded by transcript TGME49_229660), translating into MGSPTISRLVSPLPAALSGPRLRLCESFSSFESMHASSRDFPVSCFFPPFLSRPFPLSLSSLLTLSPPESLSSPMSIRLNLSSHFLSSFSLFLIGTYLSSLQAFVVGLPLSLVSVFLFESSFSFSAGISLHRGNRKGSWWPTTAPEFLRERRSGLWKRRRERANGQEGNRTAERETESEFL; encoded by the coding sequence ATGGGTTCTCCGACTATAAGCCGACTCGTCTCTCCATTGCCCGCGGCTCTCTCGGGTCCCCGTTTGCGCTTGTGTGAGTCTTTTTCGAGTTTCGAGTCGATGCACGCATCCAGCCGGGATTTCCCCGTGTCTTGCTTTTTCCCTCCTTTTTTGTCGCGACCTTTTCCACTATCGCTCTCATCTCTCCTcactctttctcctcccgaatctctttcctccccgATGTCTATCCGCCTCaatctctcttctcactttctctcctcattctctctcttcctcattGGCACCTATCTCTCTTCCCTGCAGGCGTTTGTTGTCGgacttcccctttctctcgtctctgtctttctgtttgaGTCCTcattctccttttctgcaggTATATCTCTGCACAGAGGAAATAGAAAAGGCTCGTGGTGGCCGACCACAGCACCTGAGTTTCTGAGGGAACGTCGATCAGGCCTTTGGAAgcgtcgaagagaaagagccaATGGACAAGAGGGAAATCgaacggcagagagagagacagaaagtgaATTCCTGTGA